One window of Medicago truncatula cultivar Jemalong A17 chromosome 2, MtrunA17r5.0-ANR, whole genome shotgun sequence genomic DNA carries:
- the LOC25485969 gene encoding uncharacterized protein, whose product MSERKLNINAPLMSVRRNSATSPSLTESKRKILEKRHTLASYKSEMTLDQVTEPVAVPFNWEHIPGKCKGNNGSEVLQIPPKNPSFTPIPRLPPGKSVKSATQPMVKESNVANRFTSSNKSKSFTGNMVKTDCDREREKEKETEKKIVSRRSNVKEVENDDAYSDAVESLSHLTESFSLNCSVSGVSGLDNLEAKKFGTFSTDQQTRDFMMNRFLPAAKAMTIQPSQYSSKKPSVLVEQQPRDVNKLVQNAKKPLVTDIIPYTGECQEEESEDEGDVYDNDNSDSVLGKGCGLLPNLHVRNSLPSLNSVAGMKVKNQVTLPSSACEVVKPNKRSSIRSFSPIPAVKKAWEAIHRNKSSTAAASPETQEGKKRWSSESNRFAYSGELLPGRLSPFRRSRAAAAGISPCRSRQQSPFRGTKLLGDSNEAETNKSCNLKFHSSGLGKIQGVPNQGAKRSSYSGSLAMEKTLYIDSSSTVKLSSSNLSSIDIKKRIDTMTAELDKRRGKERNSSIETSQNIKHVEALDLEEKVTLDYEILSSLGGNSTTLSGMLHHIDKEYEDEVMKNDEVINCELVSVQPVQKTFSEDSDTNNKQIVLANGSPLQPPLPKSPSESWLWRALPINSLKNSFMHSNQGTQSHPKRNDSNISSSNVKWETIVKTSNLQHGHVRYSQELQAGKSQHSKY is encoded by the exons ATGTCTGAGAGAAAATTGAACATCAATGCTCCACTCATGTCTGTGAGACGAAATTCAGCTACATCCCCTTCGTTAACTGAATCAAAGAGGAAGATATTAGAGAAACGCCACACTCTTGCAAGTTACAAATCAGAAATGACATTGGATCAAGTAACGGAACCTGTTGCAGTGCCTTTCAATTGGGAGCATATACCTGGAAAATGTAAAGGTAATAATGGATCTGAAGTACTTCAAATTCCTCCTAAGAACCCTTCATTCACTCCAATTCCTAGGCTTCCTCCTGGAAAATCAGTCAAATCTGCCACACAGCCAATGGTAAAGGAATCCAATGTTGCAAATAGATTCACTTCTTCAAACAAATCGAAGTCTTTCACCGGCAACATGGTTAAAACAGATTGTgatagagaaagagaaaaggaaaaagaaactgAGAAGAAAATTGTGAGTAGAAGGTCTAATGTTAAGGAAGTGGAGAATGATGATGCTTATTCAGATGCAGTTGAGTCACTGTCACATTTAACAGAATCATTCTCTTTGAACTGTAGTGTGAGTGGTGTAAGTGGATTAGATAACTTGGAAGCTAAGAAGTTTGGAACATTTTCTACAGATCAACAAACAAGAGACTTCATGATGAACCGTTTCTTGCCGGCCGCGAAGGCTATGACAATACAACCTTCtcaatattcttcaaaaaagcCATCTGTATTAGTGGAACAGCAACCTAGAGATGTTAACAAGTTGGTTCAGAATGCAAAGAAGCCATTGGTAACTGATATTATACCGTATACTGGGGAATGTCAAGAGGAAGAAAGTGAAGACGAAGGCGATGTTTATGACAATGATAATTCTGATAGTGTCTTGGGTAAAGGATGTGGCTTGTTACCTAATTTACATGTTAGGAATTCATTACCTTCGTTAAATTCTGTGGCTGGGATGAAAGTGAAGAACCAAGTTACCTTGCCTTCTTCTGCTTGTGAGGTTGTAAAACCTAACAAAAGATCTAGTATTAGATCTTTTAGTCCAATTCCAGCTGTAAAGAAG GCTTGGGAAGCGATTCACAGGAACAAGTCAAGTACTGCAGCTGCATCACCTGAGACACAAGAAGGAAAGAAGAGATGGAGCAGTGAATCAAACAGGTTTGCTTATTCAGGTGAGTTGCTTCCAGGTAGACTCTCTCCCTTCCGGCGTTCAAGAGCAGCCGCTGCCGGTATATCTCCCTGTAGAAGTAGACAACAATCTCCCTTTCGCGGCACAAAGTTGCTCGGTGATTCTAATGAGGCTGAAACCAATAAATCTTGCAATTTGAAGTTCCACAGCTCAGGACTTGGAAAAATTCAAGGAGTTCCAAACCAAGGAGCCAAAAGAAGTTCATATTCAGGAAGTTTGGCAATGGAAAAGACATTGTACATAGATAGTTCAAGTACTGTCAAATTATCATCTTCAAATTTAAGTTCTATAGATATCAAAAAGAGGATAGATACTATGACTGCAGAATTGGACAAAAGACGAGGGAAAGAACGTAATTCTAGCATAGAAACTTCtcaaaacataaaacatgtAGAAGCTTTggatttggaagaaaaagtcaCATTGGATTATGAAATATTAAGTTCTTTAGGTGGCAATTCTACAACTTTATCTGGTATGCTACATCATATAGACAAAGAATATGAAGATGAAGTAATGAAAAATGATGAAGTTATTAACTGCGAACTCGTGTCAGTGCAACCAGTGCAAAAGACATTTTCTGAAGATTCAGATACCAACAACAAGCAAATTGTGTTAGCTAATGGTTCTCCACTTCAACCACCATTGCCAAAATCACCTTCTGAGTCTTGGCTTTGGCGCGCCCTGCCTATAAATTCCCTCAAGAATTCTTTCATGCATTCAAATCAAGGGACTCAATCTCATCCTAAAAGAAATGATTCTAATATATCATCAAGCAATGTCAAGTGGGAAACAATAGTGAAAACTTCAAATTTGCAGCATGGTCATGTTCGCTATTCTCAG GAACTACAGGCTGGTAAGTCGCAGCATTCAAAATATTAG
- the LOC25485970 gene encoding receptor-like protein 15 codes for MERVFVKNHLCLWIVVVVVVLFLVKELEGCLEKEKLGLLDLKTFLISNSTSKYNNLTSWDKSDVDCCSWERVKCNHTTGHVMDLLLGGVTIPTNTTYLWIFNFSYFLPFNHLVHLDLSANYFDGWVEIEGLCGMKNLQELDLSRNGMSGYFPQCLRNLTSLRVLDLSSNNFVGNIPSFIISLKSLEYLSLFDTNFDGIFSFSSLNNHSKLEVFLLSPKTNNLYVETEESPSWHPTFQLKVLQLRNCFLNSKRDGTFPTFLLYQHELQLLDLSHNKLSGNFPSWILENNTKLETLYLMNNSFTGTLELPTFKHGLLDLQISNNKIGGQLQEDIGKIFPNLYYVNLSKNSFEGILPSSIGEMQTIRTLDLSNNNFSGELSSHLISNLTSLRLLRLSHNSFHGLVPLLSNLTRLNWLYLNNNSFSGVIEDGVSNNSSLFSLDISNNMLSGRIPRWIGRFTKLSVLSLSKNRLQGEIPNELCNLISLSYLDLSENNLSDFLPYCFKNFKYMKFLYLQKNALQGNIPYAFSQLTKLTSLDLRDNNFFGNIPQWINRLSKLRVLLLAGNKLTGPIPIYVCELEHVRIMDLSHNWINETIPPCIKNISFKMVEFQTTAVGGRAVQNDNDSKDKIQYYGNTATSYIFLVDDIWFTPGNTFDIFYNSSLSLNHPIADEYMISYEIVEIEFRTKSYYLSYKGNNLNLMTGLDLSSNNLSGSIPPEIGELRDIKALNLSHNRFSGSIPGTFPNLINIESLDLSYNNLSGALPQNLTNLYSLAIFNVSYNKFSGRVPTTMQFANFDENNYRGNSDLCGSVINITCNHTSIFPPASTTQHQTAIDMESFYWSCVASYVTVVIGLAVILWVNSHWCRVWFRYVDLCIFYCFSRCFKNVFH; via the exons ATGGAGAGAGTCTTTGTCAAAAACCACTTGTGCTTatggattgttgttgttgttgttgttttgtttcttgTCAAGGAGTTAGAAGGGTGTTTAGAGAAAGAAAAGCTGGGTTTATTGGATCTTAAAACCTTCTTGATTTCAAACAGCACTAGTAAATACAATAATCTTACATCATGGGATAAGAGTGATGTTGATTGTTGCTCATGGGAGCGTGTCAAGTGCAACCATACCACAGGACATGTTATGGATCTCTTGCTTGGAGGAGTTACAATTCCAACCAATACAACTTATCTTTGGATCTTCaacttttcatattttcttcCTTTCAACCATTTAGTTCATCTTGACTTATCAGCTAACTATTTTGATGGTTGGGTTGAAATTGAAG GATTATGTGGAATGAAGAATCTGCAGGAACTTGACCTCAGCAGAAATGGAATGAGTGGTTATTTTCCTCAATGCCTTAGAAACTTGACAAGCCTCAGAGTACTTGATTTATCCTCAAATAATTTTGTTGGAAACATTCCATCTTTCATCATTAGTCTCAAGTCTCTTGAATATCTATCTCTCTTTGATACCAACTTTGATGGAATTTTCTCATTTAGTTCTTTGAATAATCATTCTAAACTTGAAGTTTTCCTTCTGTCACCAAAAACAAATAACTTGTATGTGGAAACTGAAGAAAGTCCATCATGGCACCCTACTTTTCAATTAAAAGTTCTCCAACTTAGAAATTGCTTTCTAAATTCAAAGAGAGATGGAACTTTTCCTACTTTTCTACTTTATCAGCATGAGCTGCAACTACTTGACCTTTCTCATAACAAGCTATCAGGGAATTTTCCCTCTTGGATATTGGAAAATAACACAAAGTTGGAGACCTTATACTTGATGAATAACTCATTCACAGGAACTCTTGAGCTTCCAACTTTCAAACATGGTTTATTGGACCTACAAATTTCAAATAACAAGATTGGTGGTCAACTACAAGAGGATATAGGTAAGATATTTCCAAATCTTTATTATGTAAACCTATCTAAGAATAGTTTTGAGGGAATTCTTCCATCATCCATTGGTGAAATGCAAACAATAAGGACTTTGGACTTATCCAATAACAACTTCTCTGGAGAGCTTAGTAGCCATTTGATCTCCAATTTGACCTCATTGAGACTTCTGAGGCTATCTCACAATAGTTTCCATGGACTTGTTCCATTACTTTCAAACTTAACAAGATTAAATTGGTTGTATTTGAACAATAACTCCTTTAGTGGAGTAATTGAAGATGGAGTGTCAAACAATTCTTCTTTGTTTTCCTTGGACATATCAAACAATATGTTATCTGGCAGGATTCCAAGATGGATTGGAAGATTCACAAAACTAAGTGTACTTTCATTGTCAAAGAATCGTTTACAAGGTGAAATCCCAAATGAGCTTTGCAACCTAATTTCCCTTAGCTATTTGGATCTTTCTGAAAACAATCTATCAGATTTTTTACCTTATTGCTTTAAGAACTTCAAATACATGAAGTTCTTATACTTGCAAAAGAATGCTCTCCAAGGTAATATACCATATGCTTTTTCTCAACTAACAAAATTAACATCACTAGACCTGAGggacaacaatttttttggaaatattcCACAGTGGATCAACAGGCTCTCAAAGTTAAGAGTTCTTTTACTGGCAGGGAATAAATTAACAGGTCCAATTCCTATCTATGTGTGTGAACTTGAACATGTCAGAATTATGGATCTCTCACATAATTGGATTAATGAAACAATACCTCCATGCATTAAgaatatatcatttaaaatgGTAGAGTTTCAAACTACTGCAGTAGGAGGAAGAGCAGTGCAGAATGATAATGACTCAAAGGATAAAATTCAGTATTATGGAAATACTGcaacatcatacatttttttagtgGATGATATTTGGTTCACCCCTGGAAATACTTTCGACATTTTCTATAACTCCTCTTTGAGCTTGAACCATCCTATTGCTGATGAATACATGATATCTTATGAAATAGTAGAAATTGAGTTCAGAACAAAGAGTTATTATCTCTCTTACAAGGGTAATAACTTGAACTTAATGACTGGATTGGATTTATCAAGTAATAATTTGAGTGGTAGTATTCCCCCAGAGATCGGAGAACTAAGAGATATTAAAGCCTTGAATCTTTCGCACAATCGATTCTCAGGATCGATACCAGGAACCTTTCCCAATTTGATAAATATTGAGAGTTTAGACCTTTCTTACAATAATTTGAGTGGTGCCTTACCTCAAAACCTGACTAATTTATACTCTTTAGCTATATTCAATGTCTCATATAACAAATTCTCTGGTAGAGTTCCAACCACAATGCAGTTTGCAAACTTTGATGAGAACAACTATAGAGGTAATTCAGATCTTTGTGGATCTGTTATCAATATAACCTGCAATCATACCTCCATTTTTCCACCAGCATCGACAACGCAACATCAGACCGCAATTGATATGGAGTCCTTCTATTGGAGTTGTGTTGCATCTTATGTTACAGTTGTCATTGGGTTAGCAGTAATTCTTTGGGTTAATTCTCATTGGTGTAGGGTTTGGTTTCGTTATGTTGATTTGTGTATATTTTATTGCTTCTCAAGGTGTTTCAAGAATGTTTTCCATTAG